The following are from one region of the Candidatus Hydrothermales bacterium genome:
- a CDS encoding AAA family ATPase: protein MRVPKIKDLNFIEKIDIPRKSISKLLPLEGFIGQKEAVRSMEFGLKISSKSHHIFVSGKPGSGRTSMVLEYVSKVAEKMPPPADVIYVYSHENPYSPKAIFLETGQGKKFKKDMEDTIRESLDEVIAITKIKEFKEEKEKIIENFNIQRESLLGNLRKKATELGIFIKQKGDGFDFLPLTTRGKILTPEEFDRKVGEIRKELNRVLSEIENLNLNFKIKIRDLLSNFGAKTLSSIFPPLIGKYLNNREIVKFILNSVQDILENIDYITSKPEEAYHYFIEKYKVHLFIDNSNLRGAPIILETHPTLSRLIGRIERTLENPTLDFSGIIPGAFHKANGGFLIIPAEELLKIEPAYTFLKWTLKSGKILIENVSEEENIHTTKTIKPESIPFNGKVILIGSSSTFFNLKENDPDFNELFKVHVEFKSSMDLNRENLNDYMRFIKTFCDKENLLYPDRKALKKIVWYSSRLAGDQSKLSTNFGAICDLLREADFFARKENKTKIEKSHVIEVLKNRFKESEIEETYFEWIKNGVISINFEGEKIGTVNGLTVLSYGEISFGRPVKITATCFAGKEGVIDIEREAELSGPIHTKGTQILCGYLGYKYGQKIPIYMTARIVFEQTYVGVEGDSAQAAELVAIISSLSELPIRQNCAITGSINQFGEIQAIGGINEKIEGIAKALRYIDYKGTFNILFPESNLKNLCLQDEVFDLIKKRVLKLIAIKNIDEAIKVLFNKKPEIVHKRVITKLKRYYKILKTEL, encoded by the coding sequence ATGAGAGTTCCTAAAATAAAAGACTTAAATTTTATAGAAAAAATCGATATTCCAAGGAAAAGTATAAGTAAACTTCTGCCACTTGAGGGATTTATAGGACAGAAAGAGGCAGTAAGGAGTATGGAGTTTGGACTAAAGATAAGCTCAAAATCGCATCATATTTTTGTATCGGGTAAGCCTGGAAGTGGAAGAACAAGTATGGTACTTGAGTATGTTTCAAAAGTAGCAGAAAAAATGCCGCCTCCAGCTGATGTTATTTATGTGTATTCTCACGAGAATCCTTACTCACCTAAAGCTATATTTCTTGAAACTGGACAAGGCAAAAAGTTTAAAAAGGATATGGAAGATACAATAAGGGAAAGTCTCGATGAGGTGATAGCAATAACAAAAATTAAAGAATTCAAGGAGGAAAAGGAAAAAATTATAGAAAATTTTAACATTCAGCGAGAAAGTCTTTTAGGTAACTTAAGAAAAAAAGCAACTGAACTTGGAATTTTTATAAAACAGAAAGGGGACGGTTTTGACTTTTTACCCTTAACTACAAGGGGAAAAATATTAACACCAGAAGAGTTTGATAGGAAAGTCGGTGAAATAAGAAAAGAATTAAATAGAGTTTTAAGCGAAATAGAAAATCTTAATCTAAATTTCAAAATTAAAATAAGAGATTTACTATCAAATTTTGGGGCAAAAACGCTTTCATCAATTTTTCCCCCACTTATCGGAAAATATCTAAATAATAGGGAAATTGTAAAATTTATCCTTAATTCAGTTCAAGATATACTGGAAAATATTGACTATATTACATCTAAACCAGAAGAGGCTTACCACTATTTTATAGAAAAATACAAAGTACACTTATTTATAGATAACTCTAATTTAAGAGGAGCACCAATTATCCTTGAGACTCACCCAACACTTTCAAGGTTAATAGGTAGAATAGAAAGAACTCTTGAAAATCCTACACTAGATTTTTCGGGCATAATACCTGGTGCCTTCCACAAAGCTAACGGTGGCTTTCTAATAATACCTGCCGAAGAGTTATTAAAAATTGAACCTGCCTATACATTCTTAAAGTGGACATTAAAATCAGGTAAAATCCTCATAGAAAATGTATCTGAAGAAGAAAACATCCACACAACAAAAACAATAAAACCTGAATCAATACCTTTTAATGGAAAAGTAATTCTTATAGGTTCATCCTCTACTTTCTTTAATTTGAAAGAGAACGATCCAGACTTTAACGAACTCTTTAAAGTCCATGTGGAGTTTAAGTCTTCAATGGATTTAAACAGAGAAAATCTAAATGACTATATGAGATTTATAAAGACATTCTGTGATAAAGAAAATCTTTTATATCCCGACAGAAAAGCCTTAAAGAAAATAGTGTGGTACTCATCGAGATTAGCTGGTGATCAAAGTAAACTTTCGACTAACTTTGGTGCAATATGTGATCTTCTACGAGAAGCTGATTTTTTTGCCAGAAAAGAAAATAAAACAAAAATAGAAAAGAGTCACGTAATAGAAGTTTTAAAAAATAGATTTAAAGAAAGTGAAATAGAAGAAACCTATTTTGAGTGGATTAAAAATGGAGTAATATCAATTAATTTCGAGGGAGAAAAAATAGGCACGGTTAATGGACTTACAGTTTTAAGTTACGGAGAAATAAGCTTTGGTAGGCCAGTTAAAATTACAGCTACCTGCTTTGCAGGTAAAGAGGGAGTTATAGATATTGAAAGAGAGGCAGAATTATCAGGACCCATTCATACCAAGGGAACACAGATACTCTGTGGTTACTTAGGGTATAAGTACGGGCAGAAAATACCTATATATATGACTGCAAGAATTGTCTTTGAACAGACATATGTTGGAGTTGAGGGAGATAGTGCACAAGCTGCTGAGCTTGTAGCAATAATATCTTCTCTTTCAGAACTCCCAATACGTCAAAACTGTGCAATAACTGGTTCAATTAACCAATTTGGAGAGATACAAGCGATAGGTGGGATAAATGAGAAAATTGAAGGAATTGCAAAGGCTCTTAGATACATTGACTATAAAGGTACTTTTAATATCCTTTTCCCTGAGTCTAATTTAAAAAATCTATGTCTTCAAGATGAGGTTTTTGATTTGATCAAAAAAAGAGTATTAAAACTTATTGCAATTAAAAATATTGACGAAGCTATAAAAGTTCTTTTCAATAAAAAGCCTGAGATAGTTCATAAAAGGGTCATTACAAAACTTAAAAGGTATTATAAAATTCTTAAAACTGAGTTATGA
- a CDS encoding undecaprenyl-phosphate glucose phosphotransferase, translating to MSEKITLIFLDALALFLGFKTAYWLRFESSLIPIWRKSVPYEIYFKSFLVVFIMGLLLYLSKGFYEKEKTLTTFDLFFELVKVNFLYLLFVTFVSFYYRQIVYSRLTVAFYFLFITLYQLLFRVLFRNFLKILFKRGIWKKEAIVVGEGDILRALTTRIKERPDLGLNISKIYTVDEFFEKNVNPKEETILILALPFEKQNLIPGILKKIEKKRLEVYFIPDIYELMLMGVETFYLNGIPFLKLKEKGLNLFQRFIKRSFDIIFSLLFLIIFSPIFILVAILIKLTSKGPVFYKQDRVGKDGKIFKLYKFRTMYVGADNEKEPKFTTPCDPRVTKIGRILRRFSIDEIPQFINVLKGDMSIVGPRPERPYFVEKFKKEIPRYDERHRVKGGITGWAQVHGWRGDTSIEERLRYDLYYIDNYSFLLDLKIILKTIVIFFSQKNAY from the coding sequence TTGAGTGAAAAAATTACCCTTATTTTTTTGGATGCTTTAGCTCTTTTTCTCGGTTTTAAAACAGCTTATTGGCTTCGTTTTGAGAGTTCATTAATTCCCATCTGGAGAAAATCTGTTCCCTACGAAATTTACTTTAAGTCTTTTTTAGTAGTTTTTATAATGGGACTCCTTCTTTACCTATCTAAAGGTTTTTACGAAAAAGAAAAAACCCTCACAACCTTTGATTTATTTTTCGAACTTGTTAAAGTTAATTTTTTATATCTTCTTTTTGTAACCTTTGTTTCGTTTTATTATAGACAAATTGTATACTCTCGTCTTACAGTTGCTTTTTATTTTTTATTTATCACTTTATACCAATTGCTTTTCAGAGTTTTGTTTAGAAATTTTTTAAAAATTTTATTTAAAAGGGGAATCTGGAAAAAGGAAGCAATTGTTGTTGGTGAGGGTGATATATTAAGGGCTTTAACAACAAGAATCAAAGAAAGACCAGATTTGGGATTAAATATCTCAAAAATTTACACTGTAGATGAGTTCTTTGAAAAAAACGTTAATCCTAAAGAGGAGACCATTTTAATTTTAGCTCTTCCCTTTGAAAAGCAAAATTTAATACCTGGGATTCTAAAAAAAATAGAAAAGAAAAGACTTGAAGTTTATTTTATTCCAGATATATACGAACTTATGCTTATGGGAGTCGAAACTTTCTATCTTAACGGCATACCCTTTTTGAAATTAAAAGAAAAAGGATTAAATCTCTTTCAGAGATTTATTAAAAGATCGTTTGATATTATTTTTTCATTACTTTTCCTAATTATTTTTTCTCCTATATTTATTTTGGTAGCTATACTTATAAAGCTTACTTCCAAAGGTCCTGTGTTTTACAAGCAAGACAGAGTTGGTAAAGACGGTAAAATTTTTAAATTGTATAAATTTAGAACCATGTATGTAGGAGCAGATAATGAAAAGGAGCCAAAATTTACAACTCCTTGTGATCCGAGAGTAACTAAAATAGGTAGAATTTTAAGAAGGTTCAGTATTGATGAAATTCCTCAATTTATAAATGTTTTAAAGGGTGACATGAGTATTGTGGGTCCAAGACCAGAAAGGCCTTACTTTGTTGAAAAGTTTAAAAAAGAAATACCGCGATATGACGAAAGACATAGAGTTAAGGGAGGAATAACAGGTTGGGCTCAGGTCCATGGCTGGAGAGGAGATACTTCAATAGAAGAGAGATTAAGATACGATCTATATTATATCGATAATTACTCCTTTCTCCTCGATTTAAAAATAATTCTAAAAACTATAGTTATATTTTTCTCTCAGAAAAACGCCTACTAG
- a CDS encoding oligosaccharide flippase family protein, translating into MRRIIKDTFILAASNVFSIILAALGTLFIAKILGPGGYGGYSAYKLIISYIVNLQLGVFQGLQREIPCVKALGKRERLNSILNSVFSFTLFISLIGIFIIFIFSINSSSFFKKVFILTMPFVPLYFFKELFKFSLKGLENFIGLSILNIFDSLSIISFAIIFSILFDAEGAIFGFAFSHLIFFILSFFITKKIFYGLKFNLEDIKLLLKVGFPIFFIGVLNVFLFSIDRLFILGTFGREGFGVYAMALNFLNLISQVPIAFAVVLLPFLTRKKALEGSLESFIRRDFLIIVYLIFISVLIIALNPVICFIINNLLHKYKPALPLLKLLLEFIPFSTLSFFFYSFLIAENRHFYIIPYQIILLPLSVILNSILIPKFGLKGAAISFLILQTLFTLITIFISHRFIKFKLLKSFSIFLTFSFLHFLIFEKIF; encoded by the coding sequence ATGAGAAGAATAATCAAGGATACCTTCATTTTAGCCGCTTCTAATGTTTTTTCAATTATTTTAGCTGCTTTAGGAACTCTTTTTATAGCAAAGATTCTGGGGCCAGGGGGATACGGAGGATACTCAGCTTATAAGTTGATTATATCTTATATTGTAAATCTTCAACTTGGGGTTTTTCAGGGTCTTCAGAGAGAGATTCCGTGTGTAAAGGCTTTGGGAAAGCGTGAAAGGCTTAATTCAATTTTGAATTCAGTTTTTTCTTTTACACTTTTTATTTCTCTTATTGGAATTTTTATAATTTTCATCTTTTCTATTAATTCTTCTTCCTTTTTTAAGAAAGTTTTTATTTTGACGATGCCATTTGTTCCGCTTTATTTCTTTAAGGAGCTTTTCAAATTTTCTTTAAAGGGTTTAGAGAATTTTATAGGACTTTCAATTTTGAACATTTTTGATTCTCTGAGCATTATTTCTTTCGCCATAATTTTTTCAATTTTATTTGATGCAGAAGGGGCTATTTTTGGTTTTGCTTTTTCACACCTTATTTTTTTTATTTTGAGCTTTTTTATAACTAAGAAAATTTTCTATGGATTAAAATTTAATCTTGAAGATATAAAATTACTTTTAAAAGTAGGATTTCCAATTTTTTTTATTGGAGTTCTCAATGTTTTTTTATTTTCAATTGATAGATTATTTATACTTGGAACCTTTGGTAGGGAGGGTTTTGGTGTGTATGCTATGGCACTAAATTTCTTGAATTTAATTTCTCAAGTTCCCATAGCCTTTGCTGTTGTTCTTCTTCCTTTTTTGACAAGAAAAAAAGCATTAGAAGGTTCTTTGGAAAGCTTTATCAGAAGAGATTTTTTAATCATTGTTTATCTTATATTTATCTCTGTTTTAATTATAGCTTTAAATCCGGTAATATGTTTTATAATAAACAATCTTTTACATAAATATAAACCAGCGTTACCGCTTTTAAAGCTTTTGCTTGAGTTTATTCCCTTTTCGACTTTAAGCTTTTTCTTCTATTCTTTCTTAATTGCAGAAAATAGGCATTTTTATATTATTCCCTATCAGATTATACTTTTGCCTCTTTCAGTAATCTTAAATTCGATTTTAATTCCCAAATTTGGCCTTAAGGGAGCTGCCATTTCTTTTCTTATATTACAAACTCTCTTTACATTAATTACAATTTTTATATCTCACAGATTCATAAAATTTAAATTGTTAAAAAGTTTCTCTATTTTTTTAACTTTTTCATTTTTGCACTTTTTAATATTTGAGAAAATTTTCTAG
- the thiE gene encoding thiamine phosphate synthase, with translation MRKLPLLYGIWDAQDDNYLYKIERSFLGGVGIFQLRVKGKDRGYLINLAREIKKITKFYGVIFIINDYYDICLEVDADGVHIGKEDEEISIVRKKIGNKILGVSCYDSIERAIEAQAKGANYVSFSSPYTSPSKADKKIVPFSILKRAREILSIPMYVIGGINVDNISNLLREVKCGVCSISGIYKSEDPFFNVHKMKEELLFYHEGSITF, from the coding sequence GTGAGAAAGTTACCCTTATTATACGGCATTTGGGACGCACAAGATGATAATTACCTCTACAAAATTGAAAGATCTTTCCTCGGTGGTGTAGGAATTTTTCAACTTAGAGTTAAAGGTAAAGATAGGGGTTATCTTATCAATTTAGCAAGAGAAATTAAAAAAATAACAAAGTTTTATGGCGTAATCTTTATTATAAACGATTACTATGATATCTGCCTTGAAGTAGATGCAGATGGTGTACATATAGGTAAAGAGGATGAGGAAATATCTATAGTGAGAAAAAAAATCGGTAATAAAATTTTAGGTGTCTCTTGCTATGATAGTATTGAAAGAGCTATAGAAGCTCAAGCTAAAGGCGCCAATTATGTATCCTTTTCTTCACCCTACACTTCTCCATCTAAAGCAGATAAAAAAATTGTTCCTTTTTCTATACTAAAAAGGGCAAGAGAAATTTTAAGTATTCCAATGTATGTAATAGGAGGAATAAACGTAGATAATATTTCTAATTTACTCAGAGAAGTTAAATGTGGAGTATGTTCAATATCTGGAATTTATAAAAGTGAAGATCCTTTTTTTAATGTACATAAAATGAAAGAGGAGCTACTTTTCTACCATGAAGGTTCTATCACCTTCTAA
- the ispE gene encoding 4-(cytidine 5'-diphospho)-2-C-methyl-D-erythritol kinase yields the protein MKVLSPSKVNFGLWILYKRSDGFHEIRSVFLPIDLCDEIEIKESELTKVVATEGPEGDQNIVFKALKVMSEELGEFFSADIFIKKRIPIGGGLGGGSSNAATVIKAINEIYKLNLDNEKLLSIASKVGSDVPFFILQEPAIVMGRGDKIERLNIKFPYYFLIHYPGFKIDTGWAYSMISEFLCNNYEVKEKNFEILVSLLKDSKFIEALSVLENDFEKVIFDKFPDYLDLISFYRKKGAIKSFLTGSGSCLVSIFEDKINIEGKVGRCYWCKQWGVV from the coding sequence ATGAAGGTTCTATCACCTTCTAAAGTTAATTTCGGTTTATGGATTTTGTATAAAAGAAGTGATGGTTTCCATGAGATAAGATCTGTTTTTTTACCTATAGATTTGTGTGATGAGATTGAAATAAAAGAGTCCGAATTAACAAAAGTAGTTGCAACCGAAGGTCCAGAGGGAGATCAAAATATAGTTTTTAAAGCGTTAAAAGTTATGAGCGAAGAGTTAGGTGAATTTTTTAGCGCCGATATTTTTATAAAAAAGAGAATTCCCATAGGAGGGGGACTAGGAGGCGGAAGTTCAAATGCAGCAACTGTTATAAAGGCAATTAATGAAATTTATAAACTTAACCTTGATAATGAAAAACTTTTAAGTATAGCTTCAAAAGTAGGTTCTGATGTTCCCTTTTTTATTTTACAAGAACCTGCAATCGTAATGGGAAGAGGTGATAAGATTGAAAGGCTAAATATTAAATTTCCCTACTATTTTTTAATTCATTATCCTGGTTTTAAAATAGATACAGGTTGGGCTTACAGCATGATTTCAGAATTTCTTTGTAACAATTATGAAGTCAAGGAGAAAAACTTTGAAATTTTAGTTTCTCTACTAAAAGATAGTAAATTCATTGAGGCTCTTTCTGTTTTAGAAAATGATTTTGAGAAAGTTATTTTTGATAAATTTCCCGATTATTTGGACTTAATTAGTTTTTATAGAAAAAAGGGCGCAATAAAGAGTTTTTTAACAGGGAGTGGGTCTTGCCTTGTTTCTATCTTTGAGGATAAAATTAATATAGAAGGGAAGGTGGGAAGGTGTTACTGGTGCAAACAGTGGGGCGTCGTCTAA
- a CDS encoding V-type ATP synthase subunit D: protein MENVAPTRMVMLLKKRQIKVAESGVALLKNKRDALLSEFLNLIKPLLREYKELDRTTKKAMNTLILAIGKDGSEELRSAALLSSKEIVLKMKERKLWGVSIPEIEKKDGKKTISSRFLSPFSVTTRIDGTTSVFETLIDKILSIVPLEIKFKRIGEEIKKTTRRVNALEQKIIPRLKEEVNYIRRALEDREREDKFRMKLLKRKRS, encoded by the coding sequence ATGGAAAATGTCGCTCCTACGCGAATGGTAATGCTTTTAAAGAAAAGGCAAATAAAGGTTGCAGAAAGTGGGGTAGCTCTTTTAAAAAACAAAAGAGATGCTCTCCTATCTGAATTTCTAAATCTAATAAAGCCACTTTTAAGGGAGTATAAGGAGTTAGATAGGACTACTAAAAAGGCTATGAATACCCTTATACTTGCTATTGGAAAGGATGGTTCAGAAGAGTTAAGATCTGCAGCCCTTTTGTCATCTAAAGAAATTGTACTAAAAATGAAAGAGAGAAAACTTTGGGGAGTTTCTATCCCAGAAATTGAAAAAAAAGATGGAAAAAAAACAATTTCCTCAAGGTTTTTAAGTCCCTTCTCTGTTACAACAAGAATAGATGGGACTACCTCAGTCTTTGAAACTTTAATAGACAAGATTCTTTCAATCGTTCCACTTGAGATTAAGTTTAAAAGAATAGGAGAAGAAATAAAAAAAACTACAAGAAGAGTAAACGCTCTTGAACAAAAGATAATACCAAGACTTAAGGAGGAGGTTAATTACATAAGAAGAGCCCTTGAAGATAGAGAGAGGGAAGATAAGTTCAGAATGAAACTTTTGAAAAGGAAGAGGTCGTAA
- a CDS encoding SurA N-terminal domain-containing protein, with translation MQSIRKNARVILFLMAITFILWIFLELGMDIAGYEITKPYQRGIIAEIDGVQVSFDTYQDLLNELIERERNLRGDLTDRDIALIESRAFDELLFRTRFSEIRKKRKLIVDDNLLNTIILNAPPPEVLQDSSFWIKDSFDINKYRQFLEDPSNREIVLNYAKNIIESYPVELMNLDITSMLHISKDEIEKELFNRLTNFTFKYYQVLYLQIPDTQIKFNDDSLRYFYNKNKKDFKREGFYKIGYVKIELKPSKSDSALVLEDLKEIRELLINNKIDIFEANKTYNRILRYKKDTVFSTKEGSKVYEILVNYKEKEITEPVIIGDTAFVFFMESKGEKEIKYRVLVSSIVTTSYETRMNLKDKATNLFKEAKERGLKVAAESYKVEYRESGEITYDLPFIPGIGENDAIREWIKKSRKGSIQKFWTPEGFYIIEILDKTKPKIENFEEVKSKVKFMYLKSKKEKIGLNISEKILKGEVFDTSFVIKKEFKDINFYDRAFGLQYPDRVYGLLVRMNVGEKKRISVPGSIIIVELLDKREPSTEEVSVKLNEYYERHLTSLQNKVFSSFYQELKSREGVKDYRSSFFE, from the coding sequence ATGCAATCAATAAGAAAGAATGCAAGAGTTATCTTGTTTTTAATGGCTATTACTTTTATTTTATGGATTTTCCTTGAACTCGGAATGGATATTGCTGGTTATGAAATTACAAAACCCTATCAGAGAGGAATAATAGCTGAAATTGATGGAGTCCAGGTGAGTTTTGATACTTATCAAGATTTATTAAACGAACTTATTGAGAGAGAAAGAAACTTAAGAGGCGATTTAACCGATAGAGATATTGCACTAATTGAGTCAAGGGCTTTTGATGAGCTTTTGTTTAGAACAAGATTTTCTGAAATCAGAAAGAAAAGAAAATTAATTGTTGATGATAATCTTTTAAATACAATAATTTTGAATGCACCACCCCCGGAAGTTTTACAAGACAGTTCCTTTTGGATAAAAGATAGCTTTGATATTAATAAATACAGACAATTTTTGGAGGATCCCTCAAACAGAGAAATTGTTTTAAACTACGCAAAAAATATAATAGAGTCTTATCCTGTTGAACTTATGAATCTTGATATTACCTCAATGCTACATATATCTAAGGATGAAATAGAGAAAGAACTCTTTAATAGATTAACGAATTTTACTTTTAAATATTATCAGGTTCTTTATCTTCAGATTCCTGATACTCAAATTAAATTTAACGATGACAGCTTAAGGTACTTTTATAATAAAAATAAAAAGGATTTTAAAAGGGAGGGCTTTTACAAGATAGGCTATGTAAAGATTGAACTGAAACCTTCAAAGTCTGACAGCGCCCTAGTGCTAGAAGATTTAAAAGAAATAAGAGAACTTTTAATTAATAATAAAATTGACATATTTGAGGCAAATAAAACCTACAACAGAATATTGAGATATAAAAAGGATACGGTATTTAGTACAAAAGAGGGCTCAAAGGTTTACGAAATTTTGGTTAACTATAAGGAAAAAGAAATAACAGAGCCTGTAATAATAGGAGATACCGCCTTTGTTTTCTTTATGGAGAGTAAAGGAGAAAAGGAGATAAAGTATAGAGTTTTAGTTTCGTCTATAGTGACAACAAGTTACGAAACAAGAATGAATTTAAAAGATAAAGCGACCAATCTATTCAAAGAGGCAAAAGAAAGGGGTTTAAAAGTTGCGGCAGAATCTTATAAAGTTGAATACAGGGAAAGTGGAGAAATTACCTATGATTTACCATTTATTCCTGGAATAGGAGAAAATGATGCTATAAGAGAGTGGATTAAAAAATCACGTAAGGGCTCTATTCAAAAGTTTTGGACACCAGAAGGATTTTACATTATAGAGATTCTTGATAAAACAAAGCCAAAAATCGAAAATTTTGAAGAAGTTAAAAGTAAGGTGAAGTTTATGTATTTAAAATCAAAAAAAGAAAAAATTGGATTAAATATTTCTGAAAAAATCTTAAAAGGAGAAGTTTTTGATACAAGTTTTGTGATCAAAAAAGAGTTTAAAGATATAAATTTCTATGATAGAGCGTTTGGATTACAGTACCCTGATAGAGTATATGGACTACTTGTACGCATGAACGTGGGTGAGAAAAAGAGAATCTCTGTTCCTGGATCTATAATAATAGTTGAACTTTTAGATAAAAGAGAACCATCTACAGAGGAGGTGTCCGTAAAGCTAAATGAGTATTATGAACGTCACCTCACGAGTTTGCAAAATAAAGTATTTAGCTCCTTTTACCAGGAGTTAAAAAGCAGGGAAGGCGTTAAAGATTATAGGTCTAGTTTTTTCGAGTAA
- a CDS encoding BamA/TamA family outer membrane protein — MGFLDFRIIDYKITKKESFHYLYVYVYEGTRKIIKEIFIDPDTFSFLLKFLKKKLPTFYSEDFLHSFEEKVYSYFTENGFFFFNYERLVERSSDTLKIIYKLRPGKKVKIREIKIEGLSPKTRKKIILDAIELKEGDYLLLDKLYLSVKNVYSMGIIRSLDYKVIPNSDSTEVDIHFNVKEEKMRALRSGYGYSSDGFSQFRLELEHLNVFNNAQRLALLAKSYFNAKSFLHWEFSLRYQDPNFVIKKNILELLPFYYFDKLEDVIRFGFESRYMIKRGAWIFETNLIWQNVRTIYKSKELFYLNGLGFSYTQDKRDNILDTKEGYRIYKFINAYGSVFGGTENLLKLGYDFSFFETFKTYTIAFRFTGGSIVPYPPSEIVPYSERFLLGGEGSLRGVKRYSVGDYDIRGIKSGTNFYLINFEIRKVLTSYLKFVIFFDTGTCSNIFSYKSFKNNAFGFGMGFRYFFGILPFRVDLGTNNYFLRTKELFLYLGLGHYF, encoded by the coding sequence ATGGGTTTTCTCGATTTCAGAATAATTGATTATAAAATTACAAAAAAAGAGAGCTTTCACTACCTTTACGTATATGTTTATGAGGGAACAAGAAAAATAATAAAAGAAATTTTTATAGATCCTGACACATTCAGTTTTTTATTAAAATTTTTGAAAAAAAAATTACCAACTTTTTATTCAGAGGATTTTTTACACAGTTTTGAAGAAAAAGTATATAGTTATTTTACAGAGAACGGTTTTTTTTTCTTTAATTATGAAAGATTAGTTGAGAGAAGTTCTGATACACTGAAAATTATTTATAAACTGAGGCCAGGAAAAAAAGTAAAGATAAGAGAAATAAAAATAGAGGGTCTATCACCAAAAACAAGAAAAAAAATAATTTTAGATGCGATTGAACTAAAAGAAGGTGATTATCTTTTGCTTGATAAACTTTATCTATCGGTTAAGAATGTATATTCAATGGGAATAATAAGAAGTTTAGATTACAAGGTTATACCAAACTCTGATTCTACTGAGGTTGATATTCATTTTAACGTAAAAGAGGAGAAGATGAGAGCCTTAAGGTCAGGATATGGTTATTCAAGTGATGGATTTTCACAGTTTAGGTTAGAGCTCGAGCACTTAAATGTTTTTAATAATGCTCAGAGATTAGCTCTTTTAGCTAAATCTTACTTTAATGCTAAGTCATTTTTACACTGGGAGTTTTCTTTAAGATATCAAGATCCAAATTTTGTTATAAAGAAAAATATCCTTGAGTTGCTTCCCTTTTATTATTTTGATAAATTAGAGGATGTAATTAGGTTTGGATTTGAATCAAGGTATATGATAAAAAGGGGTGCATGGATTTTTGAAACAAATTTAATTTGGCAAAATGTTAGAACTATTTATAAATCAAAGGAACTCTTTTACTTAAATGGTTTAGGGTTTTCTTATACACAAGATAAAAGGGATAACATATTAGATACAAAAGAAGGTTATCGTATATATAAGTTTATAAATGCTTATGGTTCAGTTTTTGGGGGAACTGAAAACCTTTTAAAACTAGGCTATGATTTTTCTTTTTTTGAAACTTTTAAAACTTATACAATTGCCTTTAGATTTACAGGTGGAAGTATTGTTCCCTATCCTCCTTCAGAAATTGTTCCTTACTCTGAAAGATTTCTACTTGGCGGAGAGGGTTCTCTAAGAGGTGTAAAAAGATATTCGGTTGGTGATTATGATATAAGGGGTATAAAAAGTGGAACGAACTTTTATCTTATAAATTTTGAAATTAGAAAGGTTTTAACGAGTTACTTAAAATTTGTAATTTTTTTCGATACCGGAACTTGTTCAAACATATTTTCGTATAAATCCTTTAAGAATAACGCCTTTGGTTTTGGAATGGGTTTTAGATATTTTTTTGGAATATTACCCTTTAGAGTTGATTTAGGTACTAATAATTATTTTCTCAGAACAAAGGAGCTTTTCCTATATCTTGGATTAGGTCATTATTTTTAA